Within Chloroflexota bacterium, the genomic segment ACGAACGCACGAAAAGTTTTGAGTTCGCGTAATGCAGTGGGTGCATCTTCCTTCGTGGCGGATTCGCCGGGATAACGAAACTCGAAGGCAAACCGCGTGAGGTCTTTGAGCAAATCGCGGTGCATTTCAAATGTGCCGTCGTATGCAA encodes:
- a CDS encoding HEPN domain-containing protein; this translates as MRRKYLKAFLQEQGHPIPKIHDLNQLLEYCLAYDGTFEMHRDLLKDLTRFAFEFRYPGESATKEDAPTALRELKTFRAFVRAKFE